The following proteins come from a genomic window of Myroides odoratus DSM 2801:
- a CDS encoding LapA family protein, with protein sequence MKIFKITFLVGVIVALLFFGYTWMYTALTHNAFRKKVEILEKEKIFIKKIEEECDCQLLYEYEELVEDPDFFSLDHRFYIELRSYNTDNNWCMRDSIFIKQKAKVLIEDFISVSEYTHLFKDITLVFSVYQNIGTDEILIQNSCKKRIEYNIERNEIKVKD encoded by the coding sequence ATGAAAATATTTAAAATTACTTTTCTTGTTGGAGTTATAGTAGCATTGCTCTTCTTCGGTTATACTTGGATGTACACGGCTTTAACACATAATGCATTCCGAAAAAAAGTTGAAATTCTCGAAAAGGAGAAAATTTTCATAAAAAAAATAGAAGAAGAATGTGATTGTCAACTATTGTATGAATATGAAGAATTGGTGGAAGACCCAGACTTTTTTAGTTTAGATCATCGTTTTTATATCGAGTTGCGAAGCTACAATACAGACAATAATTGGTGTATGCGCGATTCTATTTTTATTAAGCAGAAAGCAAAGGTATTGATAGAGGATTTTATTTCTGTATCCGAATATACACATTTATTCAAGGATATAACATTGGTATTCAGTGTATATCAAAATATAGGGACGGATGAGATACTAATACAAAATAGTTGTAAAAAACGCATTGAGTATAACATCGAGCGAAATGAAATAAAAGTAAAGGACTAA
- a CDS encoding 30S ribosomal protein THX: protein MGKGDLKTRRGKIVNKSYGRRRPRKANKPSTPKA from the coding sequence ATGGGAAAAGGAGATTTAAAAACAAGAAGAGGTAAGATAGTAAATAAATCATATGGTCGCAGAAGACCTAGAAAGGCAAACAAACCCTCTACACCTAAAGCATAA
- a CDS encoding alpha-ketoacid dehydrogenase subunit alpha/beta: MKHIDYNRKDLSDQTLVELYKRLLKPRMIEEKMLILIRQGKVSKWFSGIGQEAISVGIVAALENDEYVLPMHRNLSVFTSRDIPLYRLFSQWQGKGEGFTKGRDRSFHFGTQEFNIVGMISHLGPQLGVADGIALAHKLREEKKITAVFTGEGATSEGDFHEALNVASVWDLPVLFVIENNGYGLSTPTNEQYRCEHLADRGIGYGMESHIIDGNDILEVYTKIDALAKSMRENPRPVLVEFLTFRRRGHEEASGTKYVPQELMDMWEKKDPVENYRAYLKEIGVLTEALDEEIRAAFKKEIDTDWKRTQEEEPIQASLETELNDMYAPFTYEHVEPSGEMKNIRLIDAISEGLKQSFEKHPELIIMGQDIAEYGGAFKVTDGFVEQFGKGRIRNTPICESAIVSAAMGYSINGGKAIMEMQFADFVSTGFNPIVNYLAKVHYRWNEKADVVVRMPCGGGTQAGPFHSQTNEAWFTKTPGLKVVYPAFPVDAKGLMNTAINDPNPVVFFEHKQLYRSIYQDVPSNYYTIPFGQAALLKEGSDVTIISFGAGVHWALETLEKHPEIQADLIDLRTLQPLDEETIFKSVKKTNKVIILQEDSMFGGIASDLSAMIMENCFEYLDAPVKRVASIETAIPFVKALEDQYLPKGRFEEALLDLLAY, from the coding sequence ATGAAACATATAGATTATAACCGAAAAGACCTATCAGATCAAACGCTAGTTGAGCTGTATAAAAGGCTGTTGAAACCAAGAATGATTGAAGAAAAGATGCTTATTTTAATCCGTCAAGGAAAAGTGTCGAAATGGTTTTCTGGAATTGGGCAAGAAGCAATATCGGTGGGTATTGTAGCTGCTTTAGAGAACGATGAGTATGTGTTGCCAATGCACCGTAATTTAAGTGTTTTTACCTCTAGAGATATTCCGTTGTACCGTTTATTTTCACAATGGCAAGGAAAAGGAGAAGGTTTTACAAAAGGAAGAGATCGCTCGTTCCACTTCGGTACACAAGAGTTTAATATCGTAGGGATGATTTCCCATTTAGGTCCACAATTAGGTGTAGCTGATGGAATTGCCCTTGCACATAAATTGCGTGAAGAAAAGAAAATCACTGCTGTATTTACAGGAGAAGGCGCAACTTCGGAAGGGGATTTTCACGAAGCTTTAAACGTAGCTTCTGTATGGGATTTACCTGTGTTGTTCGTTATCGAGAATAACGGATATGGTTTATCAACTCCAACAAACGAACAATACCGTTGTGAGCATTTAGCTGATCGTGGAATTGGGTATGGAATGGAGAGCCACATTATCGATGGAAATGATATCTTAGAAGTTTATACTAAAATCGATGCATTAGCAAAATCGATGCGTGAAAACCCACGTCCAGTTTTAGTGGAGTTTTTGACTTTCAGAAGAAGAGGACATGAAGAGGCGAGTGGTACAAAATACGTTCCACAAGAGTTAATGGATATGTGGGAGAAGAAAGATCCAGTTGAAAACTACCGTGCTTATTTGAAAGAAATTGGAGTTTTAACGGAGGCTTTAGATGAAGAAATCAGAGCTGCTTTCAAAAAAGAAATCGATACAGATTGGAAACGCACCCAAGAAGAGGAGCCAATTCAAGCGAGTTTAGAAACGGAATTAAACGATATGTATGCGCCATTTACGTATGAGCACGTTGAACCAAGTGGTGAAATGAAAAATATCCGTTTAATTGATGCAATATCAGAAGGATTGAAACAATCTTTTGAAAAACACCCAGAATTAATCATCATGGGACAAGATATTGCTGAATACGGAGGTGCTTTTAAAGTGACAGACGGATTTGTAGAGCAGTTTGGTAAAGGTCGCATCCGAAATACGCCAATTTGTGAGAGTGCAATCGTTTCTGCAGCTATGGGGTATTCAATCAATGGAGGAAAAGCCATTATGGAGATGCAGTTTGCAGACTTCGTATCTACTGGTTTTAACCCGATTGTAAACTACTTAGCAAAAGTACACTACCGTTGGAATGAAAAAGCAGATGTTGTGGTACGTATGCCATGTGGTGGTGGTACACAAGCTGGACCATTCCATTCGCAAACCAATGAAGCGTGGTTTACTAAAACACCAGGATTAAAAGTAGTTTATCCAGCATTTCCAGTAGATGCAAAAGGATTAATGAATACCGCTATTAACGATCCAAACCCAGTTGTTTTCTTCGAACACAAACAATTGTATAGAAGTATCTATCAAGATGTACCAAGCAATTATTATACAATCCCATTTGGTCAAGCAGCTTTGCTTAAAGAAGGATCAGATGTAACGATTATATCATTTGGAGCTGGAGTGCATTGGGCATTGGAAACACTAGAGAAACACCCAGAGATTCAAGCAGATTTAATTGACTTGCGTACTTTACAGCCATTAGATGAAGAAACTATCTTCAAATCAGTAAAGAAAACAAATAAAGTTATAATTTTGCAAGAAGATTCCATGTTTGGAGGTATTGCAAGTGACCTATCAGCAATGATTATGGAAAACTGTTTTGAATATTTAGATGCTCCTGTAAAACGAGTAGCGAGTATTGAAACGGCAATCCCATTTGTGAAAGCTTTAGAAGATCAATATTTACCAAAAGGTAGATTTGAGGAAGCGCTTTTAGATTTATTAGCGTACTAA
- a CDS encoding phosphoribosylaminoimidazolesuccinocarboxamide synthase — protein MSNTITQTNFKFPNQKSVYHGKVREVYTIADQVLVMVATDRLSAFDVIMPKGIPYKGQILNQIATRFMQMTEDIVPNWLIASPDPNVAVGHICEPFKVEMVIRGYLAGHAAREYAAGKRVLCGVALAEGLKENDRLPQPIITPSTKEDLGLHDEDISREDILARGIVSEEDYLVLEAYTRALYQRGSEIAAERGLILVDTKYEFGKTKEGKIVLIDEIHTPDSSRYFYAEGYEERQAKEEPQKQLSKEFVRQWLISHGFQGKEGQQVPEMSDEYIQTISERYIELYEHILGEPFVKADVQDINQRIETNVLAFLATI, from the coding sequence ATGAGTAACACAATCACACAGACTAATTTTAAATTTCCAAACCAAAAAAGTGTATATCACGGAAAAGTAAGAGAAGTTTACACCATCGCTGATCAAGTTTTAGTTATGGTAGCAACGGATCGTTTATCTGCTTTTGACGTGATCATGCCGAAAGGGATTCCTTACAAAGGACAAATTTTGAATCAAATTGCAACGCGTTTCATGCAGATGACGGAAGATATCGTGCCAAACTGGCTGATTGCAAGTCCGGATCCTAATGTTGCAGTGGGACATATTTGTGAACCTTTTAAAGTGGAGATGGTTATCCGAGGCTATTTAGCCGGACATGCTGCTAGAGAATATGCAGCAGGGAAACGCGTATTGTGTGGTGTTGCCTTAGCAGAAGGATTGAAAGAAAACGATCGCTTGCCTCAACCTATTATCACGCCTTCAACGAAGGAAGATTTAGGTTTACACGATGAAGATATTTCAAGAGAAGATATTCTAGCACGTGGTATTGTATCAGAAGAAGATTACCTTGTTTTAGAAGCGTATACAAGAGCTTTATATCAAAGAGGGAGTGAAATTGCTGCGGAAAGAGGATTGATCTTAGTAGATACAAAATACGAATTTGGTAAAACGAAAGAAGGAAAAATTGTATTGATTGATGAAATTCATACGCCTGATTCTTCTCGTTATTTTTATGCAGAAGGGTACGAAGAGCGTCAAGCGAAAGAAGAACCTCAGAAGCAATTATCAAAAGAATTCGTGCGCCAATGGTTAATTAGTCATGGCTTTCAAGGAAAAGAAGGACAACAAGTTCCGGAAATGTCAGACGAATATATTCAAACAATTTCTGAGCGTTATATCGAGTTGTACGAACATATCTTAGGCGAACCTTTTGTAAAGGCAGATGTTCAAGATATTAATCAACGAATTGAAACAAATGTATTGGCTTTTTTAGCTACAATTTAA
- a CDS encoding nitroreductase family protein produces MKLLDNLKWRYATKRYNSAVKLEDEKVMQIIEAARLAPTSSGLQPFEMILVKNQDVKEQLFPIAMNQMQIKECSHLLIFAAWDSYTDERMDSVFDNMEAIRALPKGEMDDFKNSIKNNFKGQTKEQQFQHAARQAYIAFGMAIAAAAELKIDASPMEGFYNDQMDAFLGLDKKGLKSVTILALGERDPENDWLMPMKKVRFALESMLTVIE; encoded by the coding sequence ATGAAGTTATTAGATAATCTAAAGTGGCGTTATGCTACGAAGCGTTATAATAGCGCGGTAAAGCTAGAAGATGAAAAGGTAATGCAAATTATCGAGGCTGCTCGTTTAGCACCTACTTCTTCAGGGTTGCAACCTTTTGAAATGATTTTGGTTAAAAACCAAGACGTAAAGGAGCAATTGTTTCCGATTGCAATGAATCAGATGCAAATCAAAGAATGTTCACATCTCTTGATTTTTGCTGCATGGGATAGCTATACCGATGAAAGAATGGATTCTGTTTTTGATAATATGGAAGCAATCAGAGCGCTACCGAAAGGGGAGATGGATGATTTCAAAAACAGCATTAAAAATAATTTTAAAGGGCAAACGAAAGAACAACAGTTCCAACATGCTGCTCGACAAGCGTATATCGCTTTCGGAATGGCCATTGCTGCAGCTGCTGAATTGAAAATTGACGCTTCTCCAATGGAGGGCTTCTACAATGATCAAATGGATGCCTTCTTAGGATTAGATAAAAAAGGCTTGAAAAGTGTTACGATTTTAGCCTTAGGAGAAAGAGATCCTGAAAATGATTGGTTAATGCCAATGAAGAAGGTTCGATTTGCTTTAGAATCAATGCTTACAGTAATAGAATAA
- a CDS encoding alpha-ketoacid dehydrogenase subunit alpha/beta, translating into MSQNKKNTALSFEDFKKEVIQDYTIAKISRECSLLGRREVLTGKAKFGIFGDGKEVPQLAMAKAFQNGDFRSGYYRDQTFMMAIGQLNIQQFFAGLFGDANIENDPMSGGRQMGGHFATHSLDESGNWKKLTAQKNSSGDISPTAGQMPRLLGLAQASKYYRAIPDADKDQQFSISGNEVAWGTIGNASTSEGLFFETINAAGVLQVPMVMSVWDDQYGISVHAKYQTTKENISEILKGFQRDEQGNGYEILRVKGWDYPALVETYTKAAQIAREEHVPVLIHVQELTQPQGHSTSGSHERYKSKERLAWEAEQDCILQMRNWMIEANIATAEELDVLDKDLKKQVLDGKKEAWRNYLDPIIAERDELVAVLQQVAASSPNKVFIEKHIADLQGSKEPIRRDVLTAARKVLRLIIQESSKTILIQFIEKYYASVQPKYSSHLFSVSDQKAQNIQAVAPTYDDNAEEVDARVILRDNFDYILANNKNVTVFGEDSGNIGDVNQGLEGLQEKHGEERVTDTGIREATILGQGIGMAMRGLRPIAEIQYLDYLLYAIQIMSDDLATLQYRTVGRQKAPLIVRTRGHRLEGIWHSGSPMGMIINAIRGMHVLVPRDMTKAAGFYNTLLESDEPALLIECLNGYRLKEKMPNNIGQFKTPIGVVETIKTGSDLTIVSYGSTLRIVEQAAKELLEIGIDVEIIDAQSLLPFDIQHDVVKSLAKTNRLLVVDEDVPGGASAYLLQQILEVQKGYRYLDSEPQTLASKEHRPAYGTDGDYFSKPSVEDVFEKVYELMHEVNPTKFPKLY; encoded by the coding sequence ATGAGTCAAAATAAAAAAAACACAGCACTTTCTTTTGAAGATTTTAAGAAAGAGGTTATTCAAGATTATACAATTGCAAAGATCAGTAGAGAATGTAGTTTACTAGGTCGTCGTGAAGTTTTAACAGGTAAGGCGAAGTTTGGGATATTTGGAGATGGAAAAGAAGTACCGCAATTAGCCATGGCTAAAGCTTTTCAGAATGGAGATTTTAGATCGGGATACTATCGTGATCAAACCTTCATGATGGCAATTGGTCAGTTAAATATCCAACAGTTTTTTGCTGGTTTATTCGGTGATGCCAATATTGAAAATGATCCTATGTCTGGTGGACGTCAAATGGGTGGGCACTTTGCTACACATAGTTTGGATGAAAGCGGAAATTGGAAGAAGCTAACAGCACAAAAAAATTCAAGTGGTGATATTTCTCCTACAGCAGGTCAAATGCCACGTTTACTAGGATTAGCACAAGCTTCAAAATACTACAGAGCCATTCCAGATGCAGATAAAGACCAACAATTTTCAATCAGTGGAAATGAGGTAGCTTGGGGAACAATTGGAAATGCTTCTACTTCGGAAGGATTGTTTTTTGAAACAATTAACGCGGCTGGAGTATTACAAGTACCGATGGTAATGAGTGTTTGGGATGATCAATATGGTATCTCAGTACATGCAAAATATCAAACAACCAAAGAAAATATCTCTGAAATTTTAAAAGGTTTCCAACGTGATGAACAAGGAAATGGATATGAAATTTTACGAGTAAAAGGATGGGATTATCCTGCTTTAGTAGAAACGTATACAAAAGCTGCGCAAATTGCTAGAGAAGAGCATGTTCCTGTATTGATTCACGTACAAGAATTGACGCAACCACAAGGGCATTCAACTTCAGGATCCCATGAGCGTTACAAAAGCAAAGAACGCTTAGCTTGGGAAGCAGAGCAAGACTGTATCTTGCAGATGAGAAATTGGATGATTGAAGCCAATATCGCAACTGCAGAAGAGTTAGACGTACTAGATAAAGACTTGAAAAAACAAGTATTAGATGGTAAAAAAGAAGCGTGGAGAAACTATTTAGATCCAATCATCGCTGAAAGAGATGAATTAGTTGCTGTTTTACAACAAGTAGCTGCTTCAAGTCCAAATAAAGTATTTATTGAAAAACATATTGCTGATTTACAAGGATCAAAAGAACCAATTCGCCGTGATGTATTAACTGCAGCACGTAAAGTATTGCGTTTGATTATCCAAGAAAGCAGCAAAACAATCTTGATTCAATTCATTGAGAAATACTACGCAAGTGTTCAACCAAAATACAGCTCTCATTTATTTTCTGTTTCAGATCAAAAAGCACAAAATATTCAAGCTGTTGCGCCAACGTATGATGATAATGCAGAAGAGGTTGATGCACGTGTTATCTTAAGAGATAACTTCGATTATATCTTAGCAAACAATAAAAACGTAACAGTTTTTGGAGAAGACTCGGGTAATATCGGAGACGTAAATCAAGGATTAGAAGGATTACAAGAAAAACATGGAGAAGAACGTGTTACAGATACTGGAATCCGTGAAGCAACAATCTTAGGACAAGGAATTGGTATGGCGATGCGCGGTTTGCGTCCGATTGCTGAAATCCAATACTTAGACTATTTATTGTATGCAATCCAAATCATGAGTGATGATTTAGCTACGTTACAATATAGAACAGTAGGTCGTCAAAAAGCACCCTTAATCGTAAGAACACGTGGACACCGTTTAGAGGGAATCTGGCATTCAGGATCTCCAATGGGAATGATTATCAATGCAATCCGCGGAATGCATGTATTGGTTCCAAGAGATATGACAAAAGCAGCTGGTTTCTATAATACCTTATTAGAGAGCGATGAGCCTGCATTGTTGATTGAGTGTTTAAATGGTTACCGTTTAAAAGAGAAAATGCCAAACAATATTGGGCAATTTAAAACGCCTATTGGAGTAGTGGAAACAATCAAAACAGGTAGTGATTTGACGATCGTGTCTTATGGATCTACGTTGCGTATTGTAGAACAAGCGGCAAAAGAATTGCTAGAAATTGGTATTGATGTTGAAATTATTGATGCGCAGTCTTTATTGCCATTTGATATTCAGCACGATGTAGTGAAGAGTTTAGCTAAAACAAATCGCTTGTTAGTAGTAGATGAAGATGTACCAGGTGGAGCGTCTGCTTACTTACTACAGCAAATTTTAGAAGTTCAAAAAGGATACCGTTATTTGGATAGTGAGCCACAAACACTCGCTTCTAAAGAACACAGACCAGCTTATGGAACGGATGGAGATTATTTCAGTAAGCCATCAGTAGAAGATGTATTCGAAAAGGTATATGAATTAATGCATGAAGTAAACCCAACAAAGTTTCCTAAACTGTATTAA
- a CDS encoding aminotransferase class I/II-fold pyridoxal phosphate-dependent enzyme, with protein sequence MVNDLFDRIQKNKGPLGKWASQAEGYYVFPKLEGPLSNRMMFHGKEVINWSINDYLGLSNHPEVRKVDAEAAAEYGAAYPMGARMMSGHTTVHEQLQDELAAFVQKEAAYLLNFGYQGMVSIIDALVTKNDVIVYDVDSHACIIDGVRLHMGKRFTYKHNDIESFEKNLERATKMAETTGGGILVITEGVFGMRGQQGKLKEIVALKEKYNFRLLVDDAHGFGTLGATGAGAGEEQGCQDGIDVYFSTFAKSMASIGAFVAADKDIIDYLKYNLRSQMFAKSLPMIFTKGALKRLDLLRTQPELKAKLWENVDALQNGLKDRGFNIGDTNTCVTPVYLEGSIPEAMVMVNDLRENYNIFLSIVVYPVIPKGIILLRMIPTATHTMEDIQETLSAYEAIREKLENGTYKRIAAETTVDVSNA encoded by the coding sequence ATGGTAAATGATTTATTTGACAGAATACAGAAGAATAAAGGACCTTTAGGGAAGTGGGCATCTCAAGCAGAGGGATATTATGTTTTTCCTAAACTAGAAGGACCTTTATCAAATCGTATGATGTTTCATGGAAAAGAAGTAATCAATTGGAGTATCAATGATTATTTAGGGTTGTCAAATCATCCAGAAGTAAGAAAGGTAGATGCGGAAGCAGCTGCTGAATATGGTGCGGCTTACCCAATGGGAGCTCGTATGATGTCAGGGCATACTACAGTACACGAACAACTTCAAGATGAGTTGGCTGCTTTTGTACAAAAAGAAGCTGCTTATTTACTAAACTTCGGTTACCAAGGAATGGTGTCTATCATTGATGCTTTAGTAACGAAGAATGACGTAATTGTTTATGATGTTGATTCACACGCATGTATTATTGATGGTGTGCGTTTACATATGGGAAAACGCTTTACGTATAAACACAATGATATCGAGAGTTTTGAGAAAAACTTAGAGCGTGCTACTAAAATGGCTGAAACAACAGGTGGAGGTATTTTAGTAATCACAGAAGGTGTATTTGGAATGCGTGGGCAACAAGGAAAGTTGAAAGAAATCGTTGCTTTAAAAGAAAAATATAACTTTAGATTGCTAGTTGACGATGCTCATGGTTTTGGTACTTTAGGTGCAACTGGAGCTGGAGCTGGAGAAGAGCAAGGATGTCAAGATGGAATTGATGTTTATTTCTCTACTTTCGCTAAATCAATGGCTAGTATCGGAGCATTCGTTGCTGCAGATAAAGATATTATCGATTATTTAAAATACAACCTTCGTTCTCAAATGTTCGCAAAATCATTGCCAATGATTTTTACAAAAGGAGCATTGAAACGTTTGGATTTATTGCGTACACAACCAGAACTTAAAGCGAAGTTATGGGAAAATGTGGATGCTTTACAAAATGGATTAAAAGACAGAGGATTCAATATCGGTGATACAAACACTTGTGTTACACCGGTTTACCTAGAAGGAAGTATTCCTGAAGCTATGGTGATGGTGAACGATTTACGTGAAAATTACAATATTTTCTTGTCAATTGTTGTTTATCCAGTGATTCCAAAAGGAATTATCTTATTGAGAATGATTCCTACAGCAACACATACCATGGAAGATATCCAAGAAACATTATCAGCTTACGAAGCAATTCGCGAAAAGCTAGAAAATGGAACGTATAAACGCATTGCTGCTGAAACAACAGTGGATGTATCAAATGCATAA